Proteins co-encoded in one Arachis hypogaea cultivar Tifrunner chromosome 13, arahy.Tifrunner.gnm2.J5K5, whole genome shotgun sequence genomic window:
- the LOC112732301 gene encoding subtilisin-like protease SBT2.3, with amino-acid sequence MGSFDLKHLMLLFWFVLVVPHCLCEEDDSDDSSSAVYIVSLRNSPASHYYGELREMSSNGFQVKSGGGGGGASSGRIQFHKPRYGNATKTNKRYGSYVAQVHDSLLKKVLKGEKYLKVYSYHYLIDGFAVLVTQQQAEKLARSSEVSNVVLDFSVRTATTHTPQFLGLPQGAWSQEGGFEGAGEGVVIGFVDTGIDPTHPSFADNKSEHAYPVPAHFNGICEVTRDFPSGSCNRKLVGARHFAASAITRGIFNSTQDYASPFDGDGHGTHTAAVAAGNHGIPVIVAGHHFGNASGMAPRSHIAVYKALYKSFGGFAADVVAAIDQAAQDGVDIISLSITPNRRPPGVATFFNPIDMALLSAVKAGIFVVQAAGNTGPSPTSVSSFSPWIFTVGAASHDRIYSNSMFLGNNVTIPGVGLAPGTSVGKLYTLVHAHHALNNDTADPDDMYVNECQDASKFSKDLVRGNLLMCSYSIRFVLGLSTIKQTLGMAKNLSAAGVVFYIDPFVIGYQINPVPMKMPGIIIASTNDSKILMQYYNSSLEVDAVSKKVNKFGAVASICGGLKANYSNAAPKVMYYSARGPDPEDTLPHEADILKPNLLAPGNLIWAAWSSLGTDSVEFQGENFAIMSGTSMAAPHVAGLAALVRQKFPNFSPTAVASALSTTASQHDKNGGPIMAQRSYASADLNLSPATPFDMGSGFLNATGALNPGLIFYSSYDDYMAFLCGINGSVPVVLNYTGQNCWSYNSTVYGADLNLPSITISKLNQSRVVQRTVQNVAGNETYSVGWSAPYGVSVSVSPTHFTIAGGEKQVLSVLMNATANSSVASFGRIGLFGDQGHVLSIPLSVIVKISSNNNTVS; translated from the exons ATGGGGAGCTTTGATTTGAAGCATTTAATGCTATTGTTTTGGTTTGTGTTGGTTGTGCCTCATTGTTTGTGTGAAGAAGATGATTCTGATGATTCAAGTAGTGCTGTTTACATTGTTTCTCTAAGAAATTCTCCTGCTTCTCATTACTATGGTGAGTTGAGAGAAATGAGTAGTAATGGCTTCCAAGTAaaaagtggtggtggtggtggtggtgcttcTTCTGGAAGAATTCAGTTTCACAAACCAAG ATATGGCAATGCTACAAAGACAAATAAGAGATATGGCTCTTACGTTGCTCAAGTTCATGATTCTTTGTTGAAGAAAGTGTTAAAAGGAGAGAAATATCTAAAGGTCTATAGCTACCACTATCTGATAGATGGATTTGCTGTGCTGGTTACTCAACAACAG GCAGAGAAATTGGCTCGGAGTAGTGAAGTGTCGAATGTGGTTTTGGACTTTTCTGTAAGAACTGCAACTACTCATACGCCACAGTTTTTGGGTCTGCCGCAAGGAGCATGGTCTCAAGAAGGTGGGTTTGAAGGAGCCGGAGAAGGAGTGGTTATTGGTTTTGTTGATACCGGCATAGATCCAACACACCCGAGTTTCGCTGATAACAAATCTGAACATGCTTATCCTGTTCCTGCTCATTTTAATGGCATCTGTGAGGTCACACGAGATTTTCCATCCGGATCTTGCAATAGGAAGCTTGTTGGAGCCCGGCATTTCGCTGCGTCTGCTATAACCAGAGGAATATTTAATTCAACACAGGACTATGCTTCTCCATTCGACGGAGATGGCCATGGCAC GCATACAGCAGCTGTTGCAGCAGGGAACCATGGGATTCCGGTGATTGTTGCTGGGCATCACTTTGGGAATGCTAGCGGGATGGCTCCTCGTTCACA CATTGCTGTTTACAAGGCATTGTACAAGAGCTTTGGAGGATTCGCTGCAGATGTTGTGGCAGCTATAGACCAG GCAGCTCAGGATGGGGTTGACATAATTAGCTTATCAATCACTCCGAATAGACGTCCTCCGGGCGTTGCAACTTTCTTCAATCCAATAGATATGGCATTGCTGTCAGCTGTAAAGGCCGGTATTTTTGTAGTGCAAGCTGCAGGAAATACAGGACCTTCACCGACAAGTGTTTCCTCCTTCAGTCCATGGATCTTTACTGTTGGTGCTGCCTCTCATGACCGGATTTATAGCAACTCCATGTTTCTTGGAAATAATGTGACCATACCTGGTGTTGGACTTGCGC CTGGCACAAGTGTAGGCAAACTTTATACACTGGTTCATGCACACCATGCTTTGAACAATGATACTGCTGACCCTGATGATATGTATGTCAATGAGTGCCAAGATGCGAGCAAGTTCAGTAAGGATTTGGTCCGGGGGAACCTCTTAATGTGCAGCTATTCAATCCGATTTGTGCTGGGGCTTTCCACCATCAAACAGACCTTGGGAATGGCCAAGAATCTTAGTGCAGCTGGAGTTGTTTTCTATATAGATCCTTTTGTGATTGGTTATCAGATTAACCCAGTTCCAATGAAAATGCCTGGCATAATAATTGCATCCACAAATGATTCTAAG ATTTTGATGCAATACTACAACTCTTCACTAGAAGTTGATGCAGTCTCAAAGAAAGTTAATAAATTTGGCGCAGTTGCGAGTATCTGTGGCGGACTAAAAGCGAACTACAGTAATGCTGCTCCGAAGGTCATGTACTACTCTGCCAGAGGACCGGATCCAGAAGACACTCTTCCACATGAAGCGGACATCTTGAAGCCAAACTTGTTAGCTCCTGGAAATCTTATATGGGCTGCTTGGAGTTCTCTTGGCACCGACTCTGTTGAATTTCAAG GTGAGAATTTCGCAATTATGTCAGGCACAAGCATGGCTGCACCTCATGTTGCTGGTCTTGCTGCCCTAGTTAGACAAAAATTCCCAAATTTCAGCCCTACAGCCGTTGCATCTGCACTTTCCACAACTGCTTCTCAGCATGATAAGAATGGTGGGCCAATAATGGCTCAGCGATCGTATGCCTCGGCAGATCTAAACCTATCTCCAGCAACTCCTTTTGACATGGGAAGTGGTTTTCTGAATGCAACTGGAGCATTAAATCCCGGTTTGATTTTTTATTCCA GTTATGATGATTACATGGCATTCTTGTGTGGCATCAATGGTTCAGTTCCTGTGGTATTAAACTACACTGGTCAGAACTGCTGGTCCTATAACTCTACTGTATACGGCGCTGATCTGAACTTGCCCTCAATCACCATTTCGAAGCTGAACCAATCAAGAGTGGTGCAGAGGACAGTCCAAAACGTTGCTGGAAATGAGACCTACAGTGTCGGTTGGAGCGCACCTTACGGGGTATCAGTGAGTGTATCTCCAACACACTTCACCATTGCCGGTGGCGAGAAGCAAGTCTTGTCTGTGCTCATGAACGCAACCGCCAACAGTTCAGTTGCAAGCTTTGGGAGGATTGGCCTCTTTGGTGATCAAGGTCATGTCCTAAGCATTCCCCTTTCAGTCATTGTTAAAATCTCAAGTAACAACAACACAGTGAGCTAA